The Apium graveolens cultivar Ventura chromosome 10, ASM990537v1, whole genome shotgun sequence nucleotide sequence tttgtggaaagtggatatccaacaaaaattccttcatcagcttttagatcaaattttgacagctgttcaggatgagtcttaagaacaaaacatttgcatccaaatacatgaaaatatttcagatttggcttctttttcttcaccatctcatatggtatttttttcatgcttgtttatgagtgttgcattctatgtaaaacaagcagtctgcacagccttagcccaaaaataggttggtagctttgcttcatcaagcatagttcgtgtagcttcaataagagtcatgttctttctttctacaactccattatgttgtggagttccaggtgcagaaaattcctgttttattccttgctctttgcagaactcttccatgattaaattcttgaactcagtgtcattatcacttcttattattttaacaaaatctttgactaacttatccagctgtctgacatgatcaattaaagtagatacagtttcattcttcttgtgtaagaaatacacccaagtgtatcttgtgaactcatccactataaccatatcatatttcttctttgtaatagacatgacattgactggaccaaaaagatcaacatacagtaagtgataaggctcaagaattgaggatccagttttgctcttaaatgaagattttctttgttttgccttttgacatgagtcacaaagaccatcaggagcaaatattgattttggcagtcctctcacaagatctttctttactagctcatttatgttgttgaaatttaaatgagagagtctcttgtgccaattccaactttcttcaattgatgccctgcttaacagacagattgcagaaccatcagaatttattgaaagtctggcttcatatatgttaccatgtcggtaacctttcagaaccactttgcctgtagaattacttacaacttcacagtgttcttcaaagaaatccacatgataacctctgtcacatatttgactcacacttagtagattgtgtttaagtcctgagacaagagctactgtttcaattatgacattctcaagactgatattgccatatcccagagtctttcccttgttgccatctccataagaaactcctgggccagctttctccacaaagtctgatagcagggctttatttccagtcatatgtcctgaacatccactgtccagaaccaggatgtttttcctgttgccctgcaatcacaaataccacaattgattagttttaaggacccagacttgcttggatcctttggccttgttaagtttgttagcatttgcagcggatttagtttcagagtttatgctaacatgctttttatcagactttatatcagactttacatcagaatttacactagaatgaataatgctaactttctttaatgaaggttttatttcataataatcatagtacaaactatgatattccttacaagtataaatggaatgccatgaactaccacaatgaaaacaaggattttatggtttaaacctaacaagctgactcttaactcctgatctaggaggtaaagagtttatatctttatttttcctgcaaaaagaagcaagatggttagagtttccacaattatagcatttctttcttggagcattaggaacaggcatatagttattacttttattcacaccttcctttccattcctatttttcctagcttcctttaccttgctTATATTTtaaatctctttcagcttatacttaagctgcttctttgtcattaaaccaaTGTTTACCATAGTTGGTTTATCTTGTCTTAATTTGTCAGAACTTGACTTTTCTTTGAtttctgttttagagtctttcatctcttcagaatcagacacaacagtttttataacaaatttaatatgatttacctttggcttaattggcaaagtccctttctcatttttaccatctttataacctaacccctctttcaAGTTTCCAATACTTtgaatattctgagttgtttttcctgagttagtccaaatcctgatgatttctctttctttttctaattcagtttttagataatcattctgtttaagcacttcattcttaacatacacaacattatatctctctgtctgaatagtgttctggtggactaactcttcttcaagatagctatttctatttttgtactttagattttcagattttaatctttcattctctaaagtctgatctctatagctaatataaatgtttttcagaaataatctcaactcagtaatatcttctgtatcaaaagcaagagttgatagaggtacctctagTTTAGAAGCATcggaactgctatcagcatttgccattaaggcatagttcacctcttctttagattctgaagtgtctgcccagtttttcttctttgtgataagtgcctggcctttataaccttttcctttcttgcaatcaggagagatgtggcctctttcaccataattgtagcatttgacatttgagttgtctcctctgtcagactttcctcctttgcctatagactttctgaaccctttcttgttagaacttccacctttcttggaaaacttcttaccctttcttaatttcttgtaggctatctttgtgataaccttcaccataagagcacacagttgcatcatctctgcatcaatatccacttcagataaatttttaagttctgaatcatcatcatcagaatctgataaCTGAGAATCAGACTGGATGATGAGAGTTTTTCCTTTTGCCTttctagagacaattggcttttcttcagcctttaaagcaactgtcttagacttgccttcatgcctcttctttctttgctccatctcaagttcatgagtcttgaggatcccatagatttcatcatgagacatatcagcaagttcatagttgtctcttattgtagtaactttcaaatcccacttttcaggaagagctaataggaatttcatatttgaatcttctgtatcatattccttatccaccagtgacagatcattcaacaacTTTGTGAATCTGTTATATGTCTCAGTttgtgactcatcagattttgagtcaaagtgctcatactcctgtgtgagtattgtcttcctattctttttgatgtcattggttccttgacatctcacttccaatgcatcccatatttcttttgcagtcttgcatccaatcaccctatttgacatgacattgtcaagtgcactatgaagcaaatgtcttacttttgcatccttgcctagtgaagagatgtcttaagtggtgtattctctcttttctttgggaatcatcttcgtggctcattcccaactgtaatagaaagctttgtgggcttgtgtgcaccatcataaattctgtctaaatattctggatctatagcttccagaaacatggctatcttcacactccatacagggtactcagacaccctgagcataggaaccctgatggtttcatatctactagtgttttgaatgggttgaacctttgcaggttcttgagggtctggtatttttgcttgttcagacatgattgattgtttgtttggatcttaactgtttgtaagcttaacagattggatctgataccacttgttaggcctcaataatactatagaagggggtttaatatagtatctacaattaattcgattatgaacagaagtatgtaacagaaaacaagtttattcaatataacaaactctgttacagtaggttaatCTACTCtttcagtgatgtatgatatcactagGAGCTgcagggttacaatgaataatattctcgtgaatgataacagttatagtgtaaaccctaatctgtgtttatatactacacagttacaagatatctcctaattgatatgatatgttctgtttcctaaaatacatcaatcagagataTCTACTGTAGTTCTTTAGCTGTATAACTCTCCAAACATATCTttttttgtttaatccagattctttcctgtaaatcagccgcttttcatccctgaagtgtatccacacttaagttctgatgtaagtcctgatggcttaagttttgataacttcctgtcttcagtaagttctgatttccagttaaattctgatagtaagttttgaaactaaacaaatcagattagacatgacattacaAATATATCTAGCAGTTTACATTATATTTTAGTTAACAAATATGActaaaaatagaaaaaaatatttttactaatattttagaaaaataataatattgttttgaaaagacCTTCTAAAACTTGATATTTACAAGAAAAGCCCTTTATATATTGACTTTTTAAAGCATTATTGCCTCCCATCAAATGCCAACGCAACGTGGATTACAGGCGGCTCTTATCTCGACCGTCCGATTCATCAAGCGTGTAGTGGCGCGAGCTCTCCTTTATTTCCTGTTACTCTCAAAGTCCACTCTCTCGTCACTTTCTGCACTTGTATCTTTTCAGACATAATCTATAAACACACACAACCGAGATTTCAATCAACTTAACCAACAACACTCTACTTCCATTTATTTTGTTTCGATAAATTaagcatatattttgtatttagcTATAAAAAAAGAATTACTTAAAAAACAAGTCAGCATATATTCGCGTGTGTTTTATATTAGAGTGAAGGTTAAGGTTTACAGAGAGATAGTGAGAAATGGCTAACCCGGGCGATGGTCAATACACCGATTTTCCGGCGATTCAAACACACGGAGGACAGTTCATTCAGTACAATATATTTGGAAACTTATTCGAAGTTACGAATAAGTATCGCCCTCCGATCATGCCTATTGGCCGGGGTGCTTACGGAATCGTCTGGTACGTTTTTTATTTGTGTATTGATATTGTATTGATCAGTGGATCTGATTGTGGTGTTTAGATGCGTAAATAGAATCCTGTCTGGATCTTGTTTTGCTAGCGGGATATACTGTGTATGTTTGATGAGGTTAACTGGTTTGTTTATTGTTGATTACGAAATAGTTCAATTATGAATACGGAGACCAATGAGATGGTCGCGGTCAAGAAGATTGCTAATGCTTTCGATAATTACATGGATGCCAAGCGAACTTTGAGGGAGATTAAGCTTCTTCGTCATTTGGATCATGAAAATGTTAGTCAATTTATGTTTGTTTTAATTTACTTTATTTTGTACTTAATTGATAACCATAAGTGAAGTATATTTTGATAGTTGACTTTTTTTGCTACTGTGTTTGAGCTGAATCAGATACATAGGACATGTACATGTGGACTTTTTATTCAATTATACACTAAAAATGGAAATATACAGTTCTAAATATCTTGAATTTCTTTGGTTATGAGTAAATATGCTTATGTAAGTCTTTCAGTCACCTATGTGGAATAAATTGGCATAAGACTTTTAAAACAGAGAGTAAATATTCTTTGTTAAAAAGGGAACTAAAACATATTCGAAAGTCTAGTTTTCACTTCTGATGGTTGGATTTAACTGAAGTTGGAAGAGACCAGTTTGCATCACTTCATTTCAACAATCTGTTCAGCTAGCTATCTGTTAATAGCTGTACTTGTGAGTTTCAACACAATAATAACTATTAAACTAGACATCTATTAGTGATGTCAAAAAAAAAACTAGCCATATATTAGAATGAAATTCTTATGATGTTCAAGGGAATACTAATTTTGGAATTATATATTGATAATGCAGGTCATAGCAATTACTGATGTAATTCCTCCACCCTTAAGGAGAGAATTCACTGATGTTTATATTGCTACGGAACTAATGGACACTGATCTTCACCAAATCATTCGATCTAATCAAGGTCTATCAGAGGAACACTGTCAGGTAATACATATTAGATAAAGTTTCTTTCTATTTTGTCAGTAAGGAAAAGCTAAACCTGACATTCAGTTGTGTATGTGCCTGTTTTGCAGTATTTCTTGTATCAACTGCTTCGAGGACTAAAATATATTCATTCTGCGAACATAATCCATCGAGACTTAAAGCCCAGCAATTTGTTGTTAAATGCAAATTGTGATCTGAAAATCTGTGATTTTGGTCTTGCTCGTCATAGTACGGACGATGAGTTCATGACAGAATATGTTGTCACCCGATGGTATAGAGCACCTGAGCTGCTATTGAACTCTTCCGATTATACCGTTGCAATAGATGTTTGGTCAGTGGGTTGCATATACATGGAGCTAATGAACAAGAAACCTTTGTTTGCGGGTAAAGATCATGTGCACCAGATGCGGTTGCTGACCGAGGTAGGCTGACTTCGCTGAGTGTATCTTTTTATTTTGGTGGAAAAATAACTCAGTTAGAAAAGTAGTTTGCCTCGCAACCTTCTTTTTCTTTCCATAGAGCGGATTAAGTTATTTGCTAGCTATTCAAATCTCATTCCTGCTTTTAAAACGGGCTCTTTACCTTACTTTGAACGTTTACATCTTATTTTTCCCCTTTCAGCTTCTTGGCTCACCGACCGAAGCGGATCTTGGATTTGTACGAAATGAGGATGCAAAAAGATTTATTCTGCAGCTTCCTCGACACCCTCGTCAGCCTCTAAGGCAGCTGTATCCACAAGTCCATCCTTTGGCCATTGACCTTATTGATAAAATGCTTACATTTGATCCCTCTAAAAGAATTACAGGTAATATCTCATCTTGTTCGACCTAGTTGTGTTTTGTGCAGTCTAAATACCTTGTCTGGGTGTTCTTGCTTTTAACTTCGTGCCATAGAGGGGAGGGAAGTAGTGGCAGAAGAATGCCGTTCTAGTAAAAGTCTTCGTCAGAAGTAAGATATAACATGTTTAAACTAATCTGGTAAGCATGATAACTAGGGTCATCATTAAGCATGATGATATCAAGATAAAAATGTGAGCCTTAAAAATGTATGTAATACGCATGATGTCAATATATCATAACAGGAAACAAGGTTTAGCAGCAGTATCTTGGTACATGGGTGATTTAGGAAATACATATCCAAGACCCCTAAAGACTAGTACTAATTTCTATAAACGAGA carries:
- the LOC141689492 gene encoding mitogen-activated protein kinase 3-like; its protein translation is MANPGDGQYTDFPAIQTHGGQFIQYNIFGNLFEVTNKYRPPIMPIGRGAYGIVCSIMNTETNEMVAVKKIANAFDNYMDAKRTLREIKLLRHLDHENVIAITDVIPPPLRREFTDVYIATELMDTDLHQIIRSNQGLSEEHCQYFLYQLLRGLKYIHSANIIHRDLKPSNLLLNANCDLKICDFGLARHSTDDEFMTEYVVTRWYRAPELLLNSSDYTVAIDVWSVGCIYMELMNKKPLFAGKDHVHQMRLLTELLGSPTEADLGFVRNEDAKRFILQLPRHPRQPLRQLYPQVHPLAIDLIDKMLTFDPSKRITVEEALAHPYLARLHDIADEPVCTKPFSFEFETAHLGEEQIKDMIYQEALAFNPDCA